Proteins encoded within one genomic window of Chlorobaculum sp. MV4-Y:
- a CDS encoding ferredoxin family protein produces the protein MKKRLLVPREEIAWYPTIDEDLCNGCEACAEFCRPGVFAPGVPEPDAAVVKRPKMQVANPYNCLVLCTRCEPVCPSGAITLPDPHEFECFVEYVE, from the coding sequence ATGAAGAAAAGACTGCTTGTGCCGAGGGAGGAGATTGCATGGTATCCCACCATCGATGAGGATCTTTGCAATGGCTGTGAAGCCTGTGCTGAGTTCTGTCGCCCCGGCGTGTTTGCGCCCGGCGTTCCTGAGCCGGACGCAGCAGTGGTGAAACGCCCGAAAATGCAGGTGGCCAACCCCTACAACTGCCTCGTCCTCTGCACTCGCTGCGAGCCCGTCTGCCCTTCCGGCGCGATCACGCTGCCCGATCCGCACGAGTTCGAGTGTTTCGTGGAGTATGTTGAGTAG
- a CDS encoding FAD-dependent oxidoreductase has product MKMSGWGKYPEIEAQALTPSTEKALQDLIGTESYDCVTPRGLGRSYGDSSLGKRMVKTLRLNHMLSFEPQSGLLHCQSGVSLAEILEVFVPRGWFLPVTPGTKQVTVGGAIASDIHGKNHHIDGCFCDHVDFLDLLTGSGEIIRCSPHEQVQLFHATCGGMGLTGIILSAAIRLTPIKSAYIDQVTFKSANLRESFELFEKQAEQPYSVAWIDCISSGEKLGRSLLMTGKHAEHGALAAHHNPGLSVPLDLPSFILNPYSIKAFNTLYYHKVRQRETHATVHYDPFFYPLDGIGHWNRMYGKNGFTQYQFVIPKEAGLQAMDLILRTIVNSKKGSFLAVLKAFGKENRNLLSFPMEGYTLALDFKIEPNLFPLLDRLDAMVLDHGGRLYLTKDARMNTETFRKCYPKWEEFQNIRQQYGARHTFLSMQSQRLGLD; this is encoded by the coding sequence ATGAAAATGTCCGGATGGGGAAAATACCCTGAAATTGAAGCACAGGCACTGACACCTTCTACCGAAAAAGCACTACAAGACCTCATCGGAACCGAGAGTTATGATTGCGTTACTCCGAGAGGGCTTGGCCGGAGCTATGGCGACAGCTCACTTGGCAAGCGGATGGTAAAAACGCTCCGTCTGAACCATATGCTCTCTTTTGAGCCGCAGTCGGGTCTGCTTCATTGCCAGTCAGGCGTCAGCCTTGCCGAGATTCTGGAAGTTTTCGTACCGCGTGGCTGGTTTTTACCGGTAACACCCGGCACAAAACAGGTGACTGTCGGCGGGGCTATCGCCAGTGACATCCACGGAAAAAATCACCACATCGACGGCTGTTTCTGTGATCACGTTGATTTTCTTGATCTCCTGACCGGCTCAGGGGAGATTATCCGCTGCTCTCCTCATGAGCAGGTGCAACTCTTCCATGCGACCTGTGGCGGTATGGGACTTACCGGAATCATCCTTTCAGCAGCGATTCGCCTCACACCGATAAAAAGCGCTTACATCGACCAGGTCACCTTCAAATCAGCCAACCTCAGAGAAAGCTTTGAACTCTTTGAAAAACAGGCTGAACAGCCCTATTCCGTAGCCTGGATCGATTGCATCTCCAGCGGCGAAAAGCTTGGCCGATCACTGCTCATGACCGGCAAGCACGCAGAACATGGAGCACTTGCCGCTCATCATAATCCTGGGCTTTCGGTGCCTCTCGATCTGCCGTCGTTCATCCTGAACCCATACTCCATAAAAGCATTCAATACACTGTACTATCACAAAGTAAGGCAACGGGAAACGCATGCAACGGTTCATTACGATCCGTTTTTCTATCCGCTTGACGGAATTGGTCACTGGAACCGGATGTATGGCAAAAACGGCTTTACCCAATATCAGTTCGTTATTCCGAAAGAGGCCGGCCTACAAGCCATGGACTTGATTCTTCGTACCATTGTCAACTCGAAAAAAGGTTCATTTCTTGCCGTGCTCAAAGCATTCGGCAAAGAGAACCGTAACCTGCTGAGCTTTCCGATGGAAGGTTATACCCTCGCTCTCGACTTTAAAATCGAACCGAATCTGTTTCCGCTTCTTGACCGGCTTGATGCCATGGTACTCGATCATGGGGGCAGGCTCTATCTGACAAAAGACGCAAGGATGAACACTGAAACCTTCAGAAAATGCTACCCGAAATGGGAAGAGTTTCAGAATATCAGGCAGCAATATGGTGCCCGACATACATTCCTCTCAATGCAATCACAACGCCTGGGACTTGACTGA
- a CDS encoding GtrA family protein: MKISALYTLFAILATAANIEVQDIAIRYYSGPYAIAISVGLGTIAGLLLKYMLDKRYIFLFKAENPIHDTQTFLLYSMMGGVTTLIFWSFEFGFNHLYHTRESRYLGAVIGLAIGYVSKYQLDKRFVFKQEIAA, translated from the coding sequence ATGAAAATCTCTGCGTTATACACTCTTTTTGCAATATTGGCGACCGCCGCGAATATAGAGGTTCAGGATATAGCTATCCGATACTATTCCGGCCCGTATGCCATAGCCATTTCAGTTGGTCTCGGCACTATTGCAGGTCTATTGCTCAAATACATGCTTGACAAGCGCTATATCTTTCTGTTTAAAGCTGAAAACCCGATTCATGACACCCAGACATTCCTGCTTTATAGCATGATGGGAGGGGTTACCACACTGATCTTCTGGAGCTTTGAGTTTGGGTTCAACCATCTTTACCATACGAGAGAATCAAGATATCTTGGTGCTGTTATCGGCCTGGCAATCGGATACGTATCAAAATACCAGCTCGACAAGCGATTTGTTTTTAAACAGGAGATCGCTGCATGA
- a CDS encoding UbiA family prenyltransferase produces MNKPLVVDLDGTLLRSDMLIESVLAYSKKGIRPVFHIPFWLLEGKAILKTRLAERVDLSVEALPYNTEVIDFIKQAKREQRQIVLATATHRTFAEKIAEHLGLFDLVIATENGINLSSRSKRDCLIDQFGEKGFDYIGNSHDDVVVWNAADKTYLADPEPGVKKKMDLQGSVARVFQTRQNALQTFFRALRPHQWLKNLLLFIPLIASHQLSNITLIADALLAFVLFSMTASSGYLINDLLDLECDRHHPRKRNRPLASGELPILTGLIAAPLLFLVSLSASLMLLSTAFTISLVTYYLLSVFYSQYLKKIPLVDTIMLAGLYTVRILAGAFACSIVPTFWILAFSVFFFLSLAMLKRYAELLDLQAKGDTAKISGRGYYPSDIQIIASLGTASGYLSILVLALYIQDARTIAMYKTHELIWLACPILLFWISRMWMLTHRGQMHDDPVLFAIKDRTSLVTAALFAFVFFLAILV; encoded by the coding sequence ATGAACAAACCGCTGGTTGTGGATCTTGACGGAACCCTGTTACGTTCGGACATGCTCATCGAGTCCGTGCTCGCCTATTCGAAAAAGGGCATCAGACCCGTGTTTCACATCCCGTTCTGGCTGCTGGAAGGAAAAGCGATCCTGAAAACCCGGCTTGCCGAAAGGGTTGACCTGTCGGTTGAGGCGCTACCCTATAACACAGAGGTTATCGATTTCATCAAACAGGCAAAGCGGGAACAGCGCCAGATCGTCCTTGCCACCGCCACGCACAGGACTTTTGCCGAGAAGATCGCCGAACATTTAGGATTGTTCGATCTTGTCATTGCCACTGAAAACGGCATCAATTTGTCGTCGCGGTCAAAAAGAGACTGCCTGATCGATCAGTTCGGGGAAAAGGGATTTGACTACATTGGAAATTCCCATGACGATGTGGTCGTCTGGAATGCGGCTGACAAGACCTACCTTGCCGATCCTGAACCCGGAGTCAAAAAAAAGATGGACCTGCAAGGGAGTGTTGCCCGTGTCTTCCAAACAAGGCAAAACGCCCTGCAAACCTTTTTCCGAGCCTTGCGCCCACACCAGTGGCTGAAAAATCTTCTGCTCTTCATTCCGCTCATCGCTTCGCATCAGCTCAGCAATATCACCCTTATCGCCGATGCGTTGCTGGCGTTCGTCCTTTTTTCCATGACCGCATCGAGCGGCTACCTGATCAATGACCTGCTCGATCTGGAATGTGACCGGCACCATCCCAGAAAACGCAACCGGCCGCTCGCCTCGGGCGAACTGCCAATTCTGACCGGACTGATTGCAGCTCCGCTGCTTTTCCTGGTTTCATTATCCGCGTCGCTGATGCTGTTATCCACGGCATTCACGATTTCACTCGTCACCTACTATCTGCTGTCTGTTTTCTATTCCCAGTACCTGAAAAAGATCCCTCTGGTTGACACCATCATGCTGGCAGGCCTCTATACCGTGCGGATTCTTGCCGGCGCATTCGCCTGTTCTATTGTACCGACATTCTGGATACTCGCATTCTCCGTCTTCTTTTTCCTTAGCCTTGCCATGCTCAAACGTTATGCTGAATTACTGGACCTGCAGGCAAAAGGTGATACGGCAAAAATCAGCGGTCGTGGCTACTACCCGAGTGATATTCAAATCATCGCCAGTCTCGGCACGGCCTCAGGATACCTGTCAATACTGGTGCTTGCGCTGTACATCCAGGATGCAAGAACCATTGCGATGTACAAAACTCATGAGCTGATCTGGCTTGCCTGCCCTATCCTGCTTTTCTGGATCAGCCGTATGTGGATGCTCACTCACCGTGGCCAGATGCACGATGACCCTGTCCTGTTTGCCATCAAAGATCGCACAAGCCTGGTAACCGCCGCCCTTTTCGCGTTTGTATTTTTCCTGGCCATTCTTGTTTAA
- the serB gene encoding phosphoserine phosphatase SerB encodes MHRVFAAGRARKRRAVQGRNAGNHQQPRHRHRFPGGQHLPADAAARGVRHGLDLDYVRGDRRTGQRGRIGRAGLGNHRAGDARRTRFHRKSEKRVGTLAGLEESTLQKVAERLQLTEGAEHLFHNLHRLGFKTAILSGGFTYFGRYLQKKLNIDYVFANELEIVDGKMTGNVIGQVVDGKRKAALLEQIAATEHIRLEQTVAVGDGANDLPMLGKAGLGIAFRAKPIVRETARQSISTLGLDAILYLMGFRDRDSLEV; translated from the coding sequence TTGCATCGAGTTTTCGCTGCGGGGCGCGCCCGCAAACGAAGAGCAGTTCAGGGCCGAAATGCTGGCAATCACCAACAGCCTCGGCATCGACATCGCTTTCCAGGAGGACAACATCTTCCGGCGGACGCGGCGGCTCGTGGTGTTCGACATGGACTCGACCTTGATTACGTCAGAGGTGATCGACGAACTGGCCAAAGAGGCCGGATCGGGCGAGCTGGTCTCGGCAATCACCGAGCAGGCGATGCGCGGCGAACTCGATTTCACCGAAAGTCTGAAAAACGCGTCGGCACGCTGGCGGGTCTTGAGGAATCGACGTTGCAGAAGGTGGCCGAGCGCCTGCAACTGACCGAAGGCGCGGAGCACCTCTTCCACAACCTGCACCGACTCGGCTTCAAAACCGCCATCCTCTCCGGCGGCTTCACCTACTTCGGGCGCTATTTGCAGAAAAAGCTCAACATCGACTACGTCTTCGCCAACGAGCTGGAGATCGTGGACGGCAAAATGACCGGCAACGTCATCGGCCAGGTGGTGGACGGCAAGCGCAAAGCGGCGCTGCTCGAACAGATCGCCGCCACGGAGCACATCCGCCTCGAACAGACCGTGGCGGTCGGCGACGGCGCCAACGACCTCCCCATGCTCGGCAAAGCGGGCCTCGGCATCGCCTTCCGCGCCAAGCCCATCGTGCGCGAAACCGCGCGGCAGTCGATCTCGACGCTGGGTCTCGACGCGATTCTTTATTTAATGGGGTTCAGGGATCGGGATTCGCTGGAGGTGTAG
- a CDS encoding addiction module protein: MMIKTEADRILSNALRQTDTERARIAEALIASLDAPVDENVDRAWQIEIERRIHDLDSGVARSIPWEEVRDRLYRNANVQR, translated from the coding sequence ATGATGATTAAAACCGAGGCGGACAGGATACTGAGCAATGCGCTCAGGCAAACAGATACCGAACGGGCGCGGATAGCGGAGGCTTTGATCGCCAGTCTCGATGCGCCAGTGGATGAGAACGTAGATCGAGCCTGGCAGATCGAGATTGAGAGGCGAATTCACGATCTCGACTCGGGTGTTGCGAGAAGCATTCCGTGGGAAGAGGTTCGGGACAGACTTTACCGAAACGCTAATGTACAGCGTTGA
- a CDS encoding type II toxin-antitoxin system RelE/ParE family toxin — protein sequence MYSVEVHHEGYAELEYFRLWYEERAVNLGTEFIIDVDRAIEKVRESPSAWPFLYEDRSIRRYLVYRFPYGVIYRVKDRLIQIIAVMHLRRHPDYWRGRVLKGE from the coding sequence ATGTACAGCGTTGAAGTCCATCACGAGGGTTATGCTGAACTGGAGTACTTCCGCTTATGGTACGAAGAGCGAGCAGTAAATCTCGGGACAGAATTCATCATCGACGTTGATCGGGCCATTGAGAAAGTACGGGAATCTCCTTCGGCTTGGCCTTTTCTCTACGAAGACCGCAGCATCAGACGCTACCTTGTTTACCGCTTTCCGTATGGCGTGATTTATCGTGTCAAAGATCGGCTTATTCAGATCATTGCCGTGATGCATCTGCGCCGCCATCCTGATTACTGGCGAGGGAGAGTGCTGAAAGGGGAATGA
- the guaA gene encoding glutamine-hydrolyzing GMP synthase, which translates to MATSLQSVIVLDFGSQYTQLIARRIREIGIYSEIFPYHTKADLIREHQPKAIILSGGPNSVYDEKAFMPDPEVFSLGVPVLGICYGLQAIAKHFGGNVESSPKQEFGRAKMLVSHDERESLLFRDIPDSDVWMSHGDKVTKLPDGFRITASTANAEMCAIESFGQKAALKVYGLQFHPEVQHSLYGKQLLSNFLIDIAGIMPDWSPKSFIQHQIEEIRKVAGNSTVVCGISGGVDSTVAAVLVSKAIGEKLHCVFVDNGLLRKEEAVKVMEFLKPLGLNISLADASDLFLGRLKGVASPEKKRKIIGRTFIQVFEENIHDEKFLVQGTLYPDVIESVSVKGPSETIKSHHNVGGLPKRMKLKLIEPLRELFKDEVRAVGRELGIAEDILMRHPFPGPGLAVRVLGSLTRERLDILRDADQIFIDELKESGLYSKVWQAFSVLLPVQSVGVMGDKRTYENVLALRAVESTDGMTADWAHLPHDFLAKVSNRIINEVRGINRVAYDISSKPPATIEWE; encoded by the coding sequence ATGGCAACATCCCTTCAATCGGTCATCGTGCTCGACTTCGGATCGCAGTACACCCAGCTCATCGCGCGGCGCATCCGCGAGATCGGCATCTACTCCGAAATCTTTCCCTACCACACGAAGGCCGACCTTATCAGGGAGCATCAGCCGAAAGCGATCATCCTCTCCGGCGGTCCGAACAGCGTGTACGACGAAAAGGCGTTCATGCCCGACCCGGAGGTGTTCAGCCTCGGCGTGCCGGTGCTCGGCATCTGCTACGGCCTGCAGGCTATTGCCAAGCACTTCGGCGGCAACGTCGAGAGTTCGCCGAAGCAGGAGTTCGGACGCGCCAAAATGCTGGTAAGTCATGACGAGAGAGAAAGTTTGCTGTTCCGCGACATTCCCGATTCGGATGTCTGGATGAGCCACGGCGACAAGGTAACGAAACTGCCCGACGGCTTCCGCATCACGGCCAGCACGGCCAACGCCGAAATGTGCGCCATCGAGAGCTTCGGCCAGAAGGCCGCGCTGAAAGTCTATGGCTTGCAGTTCCACCCCGAGGTGCAGCACTCGCTCTACGGCAAGCAGCTCCTCTCGAACTTTTTGATCGACATCGCGGGCATCATGCCGGACTGGTCGCCGAAAAGCTTCATCCAGCACCAGATCGAGGAGATTCGCAAAGTGGCGGGCAACTCGACCGTGGTGTGCGGCATCAGCGGCGGCGTCGATTCAACCGTGGCCGCCGTGCTGGTCAGCAAAGCGATTGGCGAAAAGCTGCACTGCGTTTTCGTTGACAACGGCCTGCTCCGCAAGGAAGAAGCCGTCAAGGTGATGGAGTTCCTCAAGCCGCTCGGTCTGAACATCTCGCTCGCCGACGCCTCCGATCTTTTCCTTGGACGACTCAAGGGCGTAGCCTCGCCGGAGAAGAAGCGCAAGATCATCGGGCGCACCTTCATCCAGGTGTTCGAAGAGAATATCCATGACGAGAAGTTCCTCGTGCAGGGCACGCTCTATCCGGACGTCATCGAGAGCGTCAGCGTCAAGGGGCCATCGGAAACGATCAAGTCGCACCACAACGTCGGCGGCCTGCCGAAGCGCATGAAGCTCAAGCTGATCGAGCCGCTGCGCGAGCTGTTCAAGGACGAAGTCCGCGCCGTCGGACGCGAGCTTGGCATCGCCGAGGACATTCTGATGCGCCACCCCTTCCCCGGCCCCGGCCTCGCCGTGCGCGTGCTCGGCTCGTTGACCAGGGAACGCCTCGACATACTGCGCGACGCCGACCAGATTTTCATCGACGAACTGAAGGAGAGCGGCCTCTACTCAAAAGTGTGGCAAGCCTTCTCGGTGCTCCTGCCGGTGCAGTCGGTGGGCGTGATGGGCGACAAACGCACCTACGAAAACGTGCTGGCATTGCGAGCCGTAGAATCCACCGACGGCATGACCGCCGACTGGGCGCACTTGCCGCACGACTTCCTCGCCAAAGTCTCGAATCGCATCATCAACGAAGTAAGAGGCATCAACCGCGTGGCGTACGATATTTCGTCCAAGCCCCCGGCGACGATTGAGTGGGAGTGA
- a CDS encoding penicillin-binding protein 1A: MKVAGLILVALLGTGTLFGIDLFKGLPSVEELEHPKPELASLVYSEDGKLLHKFFLKNRTFVPLRSISRWAPAALIATEDVTFYQHWGVDLRRLAIAFGENIIKGRTRWQGASTITQQLAKNLFLTQERTLSRKAKELVTAVQLERTYTKDEILALYLNTVYFGSGAYGIESAAQTYFGKPASQLTIPESATLIATLKNPTAYDPSKYPSASLSRRNLIIGLMEKEGFITHAQTVKAKATPLLLHYTPVNHQGLAPYFTEYLRQTIKTASMLEGINVYSDGLTIQTTLDSRMQQYAQQAIAAQAAFLQGQFDRSWRCPESLKTQFIKESDRFKEMVGEEGIPENVALARLRADATWVKNLLYNKTRVQMALVALDPSNGHVKAWVGGTNFGPDDYRYQFDHVWQAKRQPGSAFKPFVYAAAIDKGIPANYRILDQPLALKSGNGGMWVARNAEGGSGGMTTLRDALAYSLNQVTVRLAYEFLSPSEIISYARRMGISSPMQPNLSIALGTSEVSPLELARAYTTFANNGTWCDVLPVTKVLDKHGRVIAEHQPSSHLGLDPATNYIMVTMLKDVIDRGTGIAARARYGLDMEVAGKTGTTQSHRDAWFAGFTPKLVAVVWAGFDDERVHFTSMEYGQGARAALPAWANFMKSCYADPALKLEKTYFPMPDNVIAVPTAGSSSEPSDVLNRNVSVEYYTPKGYSRYHAGDFNSNSTPVNSGAIELQDSTGTQNMPAPAPAPPQQF, translated from the coding sequence ATGAAAGTTGCCGGTCTTATTCTTGTTGCCCTTCTCGGTACCGGCACGCTGTTCGGCATCGACCTTTTCAAAGGCCTTCCGAGTGTCGAAGAGCTTGAACATCCCAAGCCGGAGCTTGCCTCGCTGGTCTATTCGGAAGATGGCAAGCTTCTGCACAAGTTTTTCCTGAAAAACAGAACCTTTGTGCCGCTCAGGTCGATTTCGCGCTGGGCTCCGGCGGCGCTGATCGCCACCGAAGATGTGACGTTCTACCAGCATTGGGGCGTCGATCTGCGGCGTCTGGCCATCGCCTTCGGCGAAAATATCATCAAGGGACGCACCCGCTGGCAAGGGGCCAGCACCATCACGCAGCAGCTCGCCAAAAACCTTTTCCTGACCCAGGAGCGCACCCTGAGCCGCAAGGCCAAAGAGCTCGTCACGGCGGTTCAGCTCGAACGCACCTATACCAAAGACGAAATTCTCGCGCTCTACCTGAACACCGTCTACTTCGGATCCGGCGCTTACGGCATCGAGTCGGCGGCCCAGACCTATTTCGGAAAACCGGCCAGCCAGTTGACCATCCCCGAGAGCGCCACCCTGATCGCTACGCTGAAAAATCCGACGGCATACGATCCGTCCAAGTATCCATCCGCTTCGCTATCACGACGGAACCTGATCATCGGCCTGATGGAAAAAGAGGGCTTCATCACCCATGCCCAGACCGTCAAAGCCAAGGCCACACCGCTGCTGTTGCATTACACTCCGGTCAATCATCAAGGTCTTGCCCCCTATTTCACCGAATACCTCCGCCAGACCATCAAGACAGCCTCGATGCTCGAAGGCATCAACGTTTACAGCGACGGCCTGACCATCCAGACCACGCTTGACAGCCGGATGCAGCAATACGCGCAGCAGGCCATCGCCGCCCAGGCGGCATTCCTGCAGGGGCAGTTCGACAGAAGCTGGAGATGCCCCGAGTCTCTCAAGACACAGTTCATCAAGGAGAGCGATAGATTCAAGGAGATGGTTGGCGAAGAGGGCATTCCTGAAAATGTAGCGCTGGCCCGCCTGAGAGCCGATGCCACCTGGGTCAAGAATCTGCTGTATAACAAAACGAGGGTGCAGATGGCTCTCGTCGCCCTTGACCCGTCGAACGGCCATGTCAAAGCGTGGGTTGGCGGCACCAATTTCGGGCCAGACGACTACCGCTACCAGTTCGACCATGTCTGGCAGGCCAAGCGCCAGCCCGGCTCCGCCTTCAAGCCATTCGTGTATGCGGCGGCCATCGACAAGGGCATCCCGGCAAACTATCGGATTCTCGACCAGCCACTCGCGCTGAAAAGCGGCAATGGCGGCATGTGGGTAGCCCGCAACGCCGAAGGCGGCTCCGGCGGCATGACAACACTGCGTGACGCGCTGGCCTATTCGCTGAACCAGGTCACGGTCAGGCTGGCGTACGAGTTCCTCAGCCCGTCGGAAATCATCAGCTATGCCCGCCGCATGGGCATCAGCTCTCCCATGCAGCCCAACCTGTCGATCGCCCTCGGCACATCGGAAGTCTCGCCGCTCGAACTGGCCAGAGCATATACCACTTTTGCAAATAACGGCACCTGGTGCGACGTGCTTCCCGTAACCAAAGTGCTCGACAAGCACGGCCGGGTGATTGCCGAACACCAGCCAAGCAGCCATCTGGGACTCGACCCGGCGACCAACTACATCATGGTCACCATGCTCAAGGATGTAATTGACCGTGGCACGGGTATCGCCGCCAGGGCCAGATACGGCCTCGACATGGAGGTTGCCGGCAAAACCGGCACGACACAGAGCCATAGGGATGCCTGGTTCGCAGGGTTTACCCCCAAGCTCGTTGCGGTAGTCTGGGCAGGATTCGATGACGAACGGGTTCATTTCACCTCGATGGAGTATGGACAGGGCGCCAGAGCGGCACTACCTGCCTGGGCAAACTTCATGAAAAGTTGCTACGCCGATCCGGCGCTCAAGCTTGAAAAAACCTACTTCCCGATGCCCGACAACGTTATTGCCGTGCCGACTGCAGGCTCATCGAGCGAGCCGTCCGACGTGCTGAACCGTAACGTCTCTGTCGAATATTACACGCCGAAAGGCTACTCCCGCTACCACGCCGGCGACTTCAACAGCAATTCGACACCGGTCAACTCGGGCGCGATCGAGCTTCAGGACAGCACTGGCACGCAGAACATGCCAGCACCGGCACCAGCACCGCCACAACAGTTTTAA
- a CDS encoding alpha/beta fold hydrolase has translation MSYLTSSRCRLFYEDTAENDPSQQEKPAILFVNGWAISSRYWKPAIELLRQDFRCITYDQSGTGKTSIDGCRPDLTIGGFADEAGALIEHLGLDKSRNLHIVGHSMGGMVATELCLRYKDALLSSTILACGIFEETPFTSLGLMFLGGLIDVSMNFRNIFQVEPLRTLFIKRAATGHISKEYSDIIIEDFTTSDKAATNAVGHFSIDPEALRTYTRSVIEIASPVLCCVGMADHTIPPEGTVTLFEKRKASATSPTRLVQFMHLGHLPMLEDTPRFVDELKKHFDFAQHFYKKTQPAAPLAERVQIQ, from the coding sequence ATGAGCTACCTTACGTCATCGCGTTGCCGTCTCTTCTATGAGGATACGGCGGAGAACGATCCTTCGCAGCAAGAGAAACCGGCGATCCTTTTCGTCAACGGCTGGGCAATTTCGTCTCGGTACTGGAAGCCTGCCATCGAATTGCTCAGGCAGGATTTCCGCTGCATCACCTACGACCAGAGCGGCACGGGCAAAACCTCCATCGACGGGTGCCGTCCCGACCTGACGATTGGCGGATTCGCCGATGAGGCCGGTGCATTGATCGAGCATCTCGGGCTCGACAAAAGCCGCAATCTGCATATCGTCGGCCACTCGATGGGCGGCATGGTTGCCACTGAGCTTTGCCTCCGGTACAAGGATGCGCTGCTCTCATCGACCATTCTGGCCTGTGGCATTTTCGAGGAGACCCCCTTCACCTCGCTCGGCCTGATGTTCCTCGGCGGTCTGATCGACGTATCGATGAACTTCCGGAACATTTTTCAGGTCGAGCCGCTGCGCACACTCTTCATCAAGCGGGCGGCCACCGGGCACATCAGCAAGGAATACAGTGACATTATCATCGAGGATTTCACCACTTCGGACAAAGCGGCCACCAACGCGGTGGGCCATTTCTCAATCGATCCCGAAGCGCTGCGAACCTACACCAGGAGCGTCATCGAGATCGCCTCGCCGGTGCTTTGCTGCGTAGGCATGGCCGACCACACCATTCCCCCCGAAGGCACCGTCACGCTGTTCGAAAAGCGCAAGGCGTCAGCAACTTCACCGACAAGGCTCGTACAGTTCATGCACCTCGGCCACCTGCCGATGCTCGAAGATACGCCGCGTTTTGTCGACGAGCTGAAAAAACATTTTGATTTTGCACAACATTTTTATAAAAAGACTCAGCCCGCCGCGCCGCTGGCCGAACGGGTGCAGATTCAATGA
- a CDS encoding DedA family protein has translation MELFSKLADFILHIDGHLQLLASEYGLWLYGILFLIVFCETGLVVFPFLPGDSLLFAAGSLAAIPMSQLSPHWLFVIFTAAALLGDTVNYWIGRSLGPKVFHFEKSAFFNPEHLQKTHGFFEKYGGKTIIIARFIPIVRTFMPFVAGVGALPYPRFIMFSIAGAWLWVGIFSYGGYFFGQLPVIKANLKLMIVGIIVVSLMIPAIEFVKHHFRSKASLDAD, from the coding sequence ATGGAGCTTTTCTCGAAACTTGCCGATTTTATTCTGCACATTGACGGGCATCTTCAGCTTCTCGCTTCAGAGTACGGTCTGTGGCTTTATGGAATCCTTTTTCTGATCGTATTCTGCGAAACCGGTCTGGTGGTTTTTCCGTTTCTGCCAGGTGACTCGCTGCTCTTCGCCGCCGGATCGCTCGCCGCGATTCCGATGTCGCAGCTCAGCCCGCACTGGCTCTTCGTCATCTTCACGGCGGCGGCGCTTTTGGGCGATACGGTCAACTACTGGATCGGCAGAAGTCTCGGGCCGAAGGTGTTCCATTTCGAAAAGTCGGCCTTTTTCAACCCGGAGCACCTGCAAAAAACGCACGGCTTTTTCGAAAAATACGGAGGCAAGACCATCATCATCGCGCGTTTCATTCCCATTGTCCGCACCTTTATGCCATTTGTGGCTGGCGTCGGGGCCTTGCCTTATCCGAGATTCATCATGTTCAGCATTGCGGGGGCATGGCTCTGGGTCGGGATTTTCAGCTATGGCGGGTACTTTTTCGGACAACTGCCGGTAATCAAGGCCAACCTGAAACTGATGATCGTGGGCATTATCGTCGTATCGCTGATGATTCCAGCCATCGAGTTCGTGAAGCATCATTTTCGCAGCAAGGCCAGTCTGGATGCGGATTGA
- a CDS encoding GyrI-like domain-containing protein has protein sequence MDFECQFVCELKELAPVPALLIRTHTTMSELGSLFETGYHEILQLLAGQGKSPLGPPFARYYGMSTGSFEIEFGFPVEGEVEGKGRVVAGSTPSGKAASSLYIGPYGEIEGVYDALMKWVDDNGFELSGEAYEIYLDNPAETPPDQLRTRVYLMLHEG, from the coding sequence ATGGACTTTGAATGCCAGTTCGTGTGCGAGCTGAAAGAACTTGCACCGGTTCCAGCCCTGCTTATCCGCACGCATACCACCATGAGCGAACTCGGTTCGCTGTTTGAGACCGGTTACCATGAGATTTTGCAACTGCTTGCAGGCCAGGGCAAATCGCCGTTGGGGCCGCCCTTCGCGCGCTACTATGGCATGAGCACCGGTTCGTTCGAAATCGAATTCGGCTTTCCTGTCGAGGGCGAAGTCGAAGGCAAAGGCCGCGTTGTTGCCGGTTCGACTCCCTCGGGCAAAGCCGCGAGCAGCCTCTACATCGGCCCGTACGGCGAGATCGAAGGGGTGTACGATGCGCTCATGAAGTGGGTTGACGATAATGGCTTTGAGCTGAGTGGTGAGGCGTATGAAATCTATCTCGACAATCCTGCCGAAACGCCGCCAGATCAACTCCGAACGCGAGTCTATCTGATGCTGCACGAAGGCTGA